DNA from Castor canadensis chromosome 3, mCasCan1.hap1v2, whole genome shotgun sequence:
aagagaacaagaaagaggaggaagatggagatggacaggagggaaaaggaaaaggaaactttATCATAGTGATGAGTACCCACTACAATGGCCTAAGTCAGTTTTTGGTCAAAATCCCTGATTCTGCTACTTAAGATAACGGGAGGTCTAATGATGGAACATCAGGTGGAATCCCCTTTCAGCATTCctgtcattttatttaaattccatCAATGTCATCTATAAAACAtgatcattttatagatgaagaaactggctCAGACAACTTGAGAAGAGTAGAGGATCAGATATTCAAACTTTGAATCGGTTGTCATGCCCTTATTGCATCATATGCTGTGAAGATTAGATAAGACACAATACGTGAAAGCAGAATGTCTGGCAAATAGTCATCTCTCAAATGTGACTTTCTGTCTGTCATTACATTCCTTACTGAAGGCTACATGTtacagtttcttttcattttcaaagaagTGTCAGCATAGGTATCTGAACCTCAGTGGTCGAGTGAGTAGGACAGCTGTGAGTTTTGATAATTTGAATTggtttaatattttgagaaacattaCATTATCAAAAGCAGAATTTGTTATGATTTCTTTATAGAAAGGGTTTTCGCTTTCTTAAATCATATGactattactttattttatatgacaaatacaaaataaaataggtAATATAGACTTTCTTGCAAGAAGGATAGTATTTCTTTTAACCTGGACTAAATATGGGTATTCAGTGAAACAAgcctagatttttatttttttatatattgcttATTAGTTATTTACCTTGGGGTAGTCATTTAACATTCTTCAGCTACAGTTAATCGTTTGTTATTAAAACgcagaaattatgtcttcctTGTATGAATATGGTGAGAAATAAATGAGGCAAGGTTTCAATGGAAGAATATATATTAAAGACTCAAGAAATTATTTCCTCCTGTCCATGAGCTGAAAGCAGTGgtattaatttcttaatttttataattaaatagtATAATAAAGTCATACAATCTTAAAAAAAACTGATACTCTCCTTTTTCAAGCATTTTTAGCAAAAATCTActaaattaagtattttctggagAGAATGAGAAGAATTTTCGACCTCACTTATTAAAGTATGAAATTGATCAAGTGATCCTTATATATCCTATGTTCATTGAAATGCTTAAAAAAATGGAGACCTTAGAAATCAAGGTAGTCGGTATAATTTGGCAGAGTTCTAACTCTCCCCATTTCAGGGCACACAACTGAACTCCATTTCCTGGCTTGCATGAGACATGCAGCTGATCTTTGCTAATAAGTCATGAGGACGTACAGCGCCTGTTTGAGACTTTCAcactctctttctccttttagcTTGGCAACCAGCAACATttgagaaaataactgtcaaaacGGGTCCTCAAAAGCATTCATGGGCCATGCAGCAAGAGACTGCAGAATTGTTATTACTTAGCTCTTTCTGAATGACCAAAAGGCCTTCTAGAGAAACATGTATGAAGAAATAACTAGATTTTCTTCCTTAATAATAGATAAGAATCTTAAtttgattttggttttaaaaagGTGAAAGAATATATGGTGCCTCAGTTCTGATTGTGTCTTCAGAATCTTCAACCTTGATAACACTTATAAATAACAAGTACACAATTCCACTTAATAATACAAATTGTGGTGCATCCCTCAAATCACAATGGAgagcaaaattagagaaaattaaGATCAAGGGCATAAGCTAACACAATATTTTCTTCTCACCTAAAGCTACctacatttttagatttttaaaagcatttattcatgtttttcccACATCACGCAGTTTGGTATAAATTCAATACTGAATAAGTTAGAGAAGCCCAAACAAGTTTTTGGGTTTTCATACATAGAAagccaaaaattaattaattaattaggaaCAGTTTACATTGTTTAATGATATGGTAACAAGAACAATGTTACACTTGAATTGGGGACAAATGTTACTTGttttgcacagatacatgtcaaatataatttaaaaaaaccaaatctGCATCAGATCAGATTTAAATAAGAGCAAACAAACACAATACAAACATCttaatagatttattttaaaatgatgacaCACTTACTGTTAACATAGAAGGCATCAAATGCCATAAGAAAAAGCTCATAACCTTCATGATTGCCCTTTATAATATCAAAAAGCACATAATCAacatcaaattattttcatttggcaagaaaagcaaaatttaaagcACAAGGGAACCACAGGATAAAAATTCTAAATGCATGGTATAGGAATAACCCATCTTTGCTTTTTTACACAGCACTCATTTGAAGCCTGGCTGGAAAGCATAAAGATGCTAATGGGATCACAAGGCTGGCTGTTCCTGAAACTAAGACTTGTAGCAAAGGAATATGCTGCCACATTTCCCTGtagtaaaataataattcatGGTAAAAATAACTTCCAAATATGCCACTTTTGTGAGCCTGaaattaaaaggttaaaaaataagtcaataaacATTTATGGGATGCtgaccaaacaaaacaaatttatgaCTTATGGCATCTCATTCTGAAGTTGATTCTGAATTCTTCTTTAGTGACTTGTGAAAGAATAGTCTCGTTCTTAAAGTCAACAATAAGGCATGCCAAATTCCTACAAGAAAACTGTTATAACAAAAGCTTTGGGATATTAAAGTTCCATAACCATAAAATATATCCTAATATATACATAGACTTGTGCACATAAACTTGCACACTAACAAACATAAACTGTAAGTACACTCCTGAGTGTAAGCCACAGATTTTTGAAATCACttttatgtgtttaaaataaCATCTTTTTTACAGTGTCTATTCTATAGTCAGGCAAATTACTTCCCAAGCTGTATGCCCATAAGTGCTAAAAGTTTTGAGACAACATTATAGAATACTATATGGACCACAAAATGATATAGGTGGAAATAAGGTGAAAGATAACAATTTGTTAATTATTTGTCTTACAAACTTTTATACACTGAGAAAAGCCAGTGAGACTTCATTGTAATTCTTCTCATCATATACATTCCTTATGCCAAGTTTTGGGAAATATTAAACCCATTACAGAGAGCTGTACGGATCTGTCTTATTCCTTTGATGCTGCTGAATCTAGTTGATGGTATTAAATCTTGTTGCAACTGGTGAATTTTGGCAAAGATTGTGAACCTCTTACATCAAACCacatttttttgtggcagtattaCTTGTTGCAATAGAATGACCTTCAGATTGAAAAATCTCCCAATAGATATATAAAAAGATTGCTCTTTAACTTTAGGTGATTAAGCCAAGTAAGGTTTCATATGTGCCTACCATTATACATGTGAAAAAAAAGGGCAGAATGTTCACAGGCAACTATGTTTTTCTGTTACaaagaagtgaaaaacaaaacagaatcacTTCCATTCAGACTCTTAATTCTTGATTCAATTGGCATGGTGCTCACTCACTCATTTGACCTTACCCTGGGAAGGGGAGAAATCACAAATGATTTTTGTGGGTGACTGAACCTCATTATAATGTCAAAACTGAAGCATTTTTGAGGTGCCAGGTATCTGCTTGGATACATATGCTAAACTTTTCTCAAATACCCAATAGTCTATCATTTATTTTCTGGACATGCAACTAAGAATGTTGTTTTCAGGGCtgttaagttttaattttcaggtactccaaatttttctttgctttctccttttaatacaatttacttaatttttgtttgggtgaagaaatagaatttaacttaggaaaaaggaaaaggtacaGAAGTTTTCTTTGTCTAAATTTGTACTTTGAAAGACAGGTGCCAGTGCTGGGGTGAAAAGGTTTTCCCAAACAAGTATGAGGAATGGACTGAGATTTTTAAGCAGACAGTAAAACTTGTGATCTCAAGGCAAGGATTCAGGTAGTACCTATTCAAGAGACACAgcaaggagattaaggtgatagtatatggtagatggacttcatatacctatatgaaacacaAATAAGAAGTCTCctataattgctttaagtggggtggggacagggttGAGGGGGACAGACAATGGGGCAATGTacgtaatgtacaatataagtctaatcagaattgtcactatgaatccacccccatataatgaatatatcctaataaaaattttatatataaaaaaagggACACAGCAGTCATGTGGGTAAAAGTGCTCCCAGACATCAAGAACTTCATGGTTCCCAGAAGCTCTGTATTTCTCTAAAACACAAATCAGCAAACCAATAGGGAGCCTGGAGAGAAGACATTCTTCATATGAATGGCCAGTGCATCAAATTATATGGCCTGCATCAGGAGCTCCAAAGTGCTGCTGAGGACACACAGAATTGCAAAAAGAATTCTGCAAACTCTGCCACAAACAGTTTAAGGTGCCTTCAAAAGGGCAGTTTATGAAAAACAAGAGGCTTAAGGTGTCCATTAGCAGCATTCATATTCCAATACTAAGGAGGAAAGGCAGTTTTCTTTCTGCTCCTCACTGTTGGATGTGCTGCTGAAGAAATCACTGCATAGCCATTAAGATTAGGAAGATGAACTTCTAAACCCAAGTAAACAAGCCAAAGACCCAGTTTTGTTTCTCTGGGTCTAGTATTACAGATGTTCATAGATAAAAACCAGCACCACATTGAAGAGATAAAGTCATACATCTCCATGAAGGATCCAAACTAACACCATAGCTCCTGTCTGTTGAATGTAACACTTCTCATGTGGGCTGGCCACAATACTTCTAGTATAAAAAGTATACTAGACTGAAAACAACAGTGCAAACATTTTTTgcctgtattacttttattttaactttatttaaaaaaaaaaaaattggcagcactgaggattggacccagggcctcacaccggCTATAgtggcaagcactttaccactaaaTTACATTCCCAGCTCTTACCTTCATTTTAAATTCAAGTAATCTTCATCTTGAATTCAGGCACTGACAGGATGGATGAGGGTAACACAAACAGAACACCTGGGGAAAATGTGATTAAGGCAGTTACCTGAATTATGTCAACACAGCCTAAAGGTGTCATTCAAGTGGTTTTCTGAATTGGTCCCTTTTGATGTAATGGTCTGGTCTCAAAAAAGTAGAACCTTAAGAGTTGTGCTGTACATTTAAGCAGATTTAAATAATATTGTTGAACTAATAAGCATTTATTCGCTTttgactttaaattttctttgcctaaatggcattttaaaaaaatgttgactTTACACTACATCTCTGTAATTTAGTAGCCCAGCAAGATTCATTAAATGTTTCCACATGAAAACCTCTGGCTTCTTTTCCCCTTTATCATCAATTTTATAGAATTGAAAAGCTTCCCTCACATTTGATTCTCAAACTAATCCTTCATCATAAACTGAAAATTGGGCCACAAATTAGTTCAGTTAGGTGTACCATTTGGCTAATTAATCTTGTTTCACCAATAAATAAACCCCAAATTCCACTGGTCTCAGGTATCTCATGATCTTTCATGAATAAATatgtagattttaaaatgtattttagaattaaaaaacaaacatcacTGACCAGCTCCTCAAGCAGGTTAAGAACTGGACAATTAATAAGCCTCAGAATAGTAAAATTTATACTGCTGCTATGGTGGCCTCAACACAAATTTTGATATGAAAATAGAGTGAAACAAAAATATGGTtcaaaaagcacaaagaaaataaaatagaaatgaaaatcacGTTGTTAAAATTCTTTCTGAATCAGTAATTCACTAGCTCCTGGTTACACATGTACTTCAGTAGGGCAAGGCAATCGAGCTACATCTAATTTCCTCTGATGTCCACATGATTTCTTATTCTTACCTAATAATTCTCTTACacacatgttctttttttccttttttgcatttcACTGTCACTCTTAGTAACCCAAAGGGTACTTTACCCAACAAATTGATCATACATCCTAAAGAGCTCATTCACTTAAGATACCCTGACTCACATATTTTGCCAGTCAGTCATCCACATATTCCACAGTCCTCAGTACCAGCACAAATTTCATGTTACGATGATTTGGGCATTAGAATCTACAAAAGAATCACTTTCTCACTCCCTCATCCCTACCCATGCCCATTTCCAGCTCCAGAGTCCTCTTCAAGAATGACCCCACTGATACTTACAACACATTAATAAAACTCCTACAGTGGGAGATTGGAAAGATCTCAAAGAACAGTTGTGTGATGCAGGATATTTCTGAGGCTGCATTCCCCAACCCCTTCCTGAACAACTGCCATACTAAGGCAGTGTCAGTGAAGATACAGGGTGTGCATGTTACAAAGCTGTGACCACTCTACTCATCACATCTCTCATAGACCAGGAGTTTGTACTTTAAGAGGCAAGAACACACCACTACAATGGCCCAAATACGAGGTACTCAGAATGATATCTAGATTTGTATGAGGAGGAGATGAGGTCTGAAAATGAGTGCAGCTCCCACTGAATGGGTGGGTTTGATTCTTCTCTTCCATTGTAATTTTTTGGCTGTGGGCTTTAGGACTCCTGAGGCAACGGCTTGCTGCAAGTGAGACAGTCTGCTAGGCACAGTTCCCAAGACTAGCTGCAATTATATTGGCAGTTTTGTCCAAATAACAAGATGTCACCTGGAAATATGCCAGAGCCAATCATGACTCAGACCTATCTAGATGTTTAAATGTCTGGAGATATACTTTAAAGTCTCATGCTTTGTCTCTCTGGTGTGAGAACCAGCAAAGACTACAAGTGCACTGGTAACCAAAAATATGTCAAAActacaaacagaaaatgaaatttacattATCAATCAATCTTACTTCATTTTGAAAAAGGGCATGTACAATGCAAGTATCTGGTGCTAACATTGTGGGTTAGTTTCACATTGGTCTTATGAtgatttatataattttcttttattagaaaGTTTTCCCAATGACTTATATACCACTTCTGAATACAGGagtaattttaaatataacaCCTTTATAGTTTTTCAAAAATGACCAACATCCTCAAGCTTCAAAATAGTAACACTCAAAAgtctatattttagtttttaaccaAGTCATAAGAAGAAAAACTTAGGAAGAAAATGGATAAGCACCTGTGAGAATGAAATGTAAGCCTTACTATGTGATTAGTGCTTACTTTTCACAAATAGGCTACAAACTGATTTCAGTATATGTAGGACTTCCTCAAAGAATAATATCCCATATTTATGTAAAAGGAATCATTTTTATATTGGTCATTTGGCATGTTTTGCTATAGAATTAGAAACTTATGGTCATTACAGATTAATTAGTTTACAGCTCTCAGAAAGACAGGTGCAGCTGTTTGTGATTTCTTATGCATTTTTACATGGCTTCTTTTCTTCTAAATAGAAGATATGTGGAGAACAAAAACAATCACTGGCTGTTGTTGGATTATGAAATGAACTTTTCTTACTAGACAACtgttttttaagggaaaaaaaatggtaaaaaatgcCAAGGCAGATTCTCAAGAATTTTACAATCAGAATTAACTCTGTACAGCAAGAGCATCTTCCTCTACCAAGGACAGTTCCAAGCTATTTTCATTAGTGCTGGTTTTCATCCTGAAGTTGAAAGAACCATAGAGTTTTGCAGACTCTTTGGAAGAGGCAAATCTGTTTCGACGATAGAGCTCACCTTTCCACATAGACATCATTAGCAAACAAGACAGAACAACCCCTCCAAGTGTGAGGAGACAGAGCCCAGCAATGACACAACGGTCCAGGTGAGCTCCCAGCTTTGCACTCTCTTTTTCTAGCCGTTCCATCTCCCGGGCTGCCACTGTATTGGGATCCACCGTCACCTCCCGTGGGACAATGTAAGAAATAATCACCAGCAATATGCCAGTGACTAAGAACAAGATGGCACTGATAAAACCATAGTCAACTGACTTCCCTGAAGACGTGGCTTCTGAACTTGTATCATCTTCATCTTCAGATATCAAAGATATGGCAGCCTCCTGGGACCATTCACTTGGATTTACCCAGCCAAGTTCTCCATGATGATTACTCCCTTTTGTAGAAGGAGACCTTCGGTTCCGCTGCTCCAAGTTGATATTCTCATCCACGTAAGTGAAAGAAGTTTCTAATTCCTGGCTGCAGCAGTTGCAGACCTTCCGTTCTGCTATTATTTGGTTGTTTCCTGAATCAAGATGTCCTGGTGGGAAAAAGCTTGGCTGAATGGCACTGTTTtgcagagaggaggagggggatgcTGGAGAAGAGTTAAGTTTAGATCCTTCCATCCCAGTTTGTCTTGGAGTGGATGTACAGTGTTTCTGAGAGCAAAGAGCATCTCTGATGGCTGCTGAATCTGCCTGGTCACCAGGAAGCCCTCCTGAACTCCAGTTCACAACATCACACAGATCTGCCTGGCTATTGTTCTTAGCAAGGTAGTGAAGCTCCATGGGAGTTAGCTAGTATCCTTCAGCAGCTTCCAGAAATTCTGACAACAGCAACAGAGTTAATAAGAACTCAACAGAAGCTAAGACTGTCCTGCTGGGAGTGCTTATCCTAAGGACCCTATTTCCTTTGCAGCCATAGATGGCTGTGGGTACCTCAGTCCCAATTCCTCCTAAAAGGGGCAAAAGAAGGGGAAGGGTACCTCTCAgcagaagagaatgaaaagagcAAACTGTCTGACTTGTCACAGGGGTTGACAGTGAGAATCTCAAGTCAGGGTAGAAAAGGAGCCCGAAGGAAGTGACAATGTCTCTGAAGAAAGCATATTGCCATCACCAAGCCAAATTTATCCAAGGTCTCACACATTCCAGTGACAGGATCCCTCAAATAAGAAGGTAGGTTTCCTGTAGAAAGACACAAATGAGAAAGGCAGGGGCCCGTTTAAGCAGAGCTCTTGGATTTCTGGAGGACTTGAGGGAGCAAGACTTCTGAACAATTCAATTAAAGTGTGTTTACACTCTTTAGTTCAGAAATGATTCTAATACAGATTAGctttaatgaatatattttcctATCAGCTGGGTTTCACTAGAGCAGGTGCTCAGCATCTAGATTCAGCAGCTCTAAAGTGGATGAAAAAGCTAGCCACCTCTTCTTAAGCATTTGCCTTGTACATCCAATGACCCAAGTCATAGAGCAGTGGACCCTGAATTTATAAGATCACACACTGATTTTTCAGTATGTTACCACTCTCCCTGAGCTTTTCACTGTTCCATGGGGGCAGCATGTGCTAGTTACCAAAGTGTGTAGACAACACACTTCACTGTGATTCCTGCAAAATGCAAGGAGCAAGCCCACTGCCTGCTCCAGCTGTGTGTCTGCTGTCCCTGCTCGATGAGTCTGAGTAGGTCTGAGTTCTTCCTCTCTCTATAGTTTActcacaaacaaaagaaattggCCTTCCAGAAATTTTTTACAAGGCCAATCTAGAAGTAGtaacaataacaaacaaattATAAACCCACAGAATTCTGTAGAGGCAAACAGGTGAGAAGCTACTTCCAAGGTTACCTGTGTAACTTCATATCCATGACACTCCCTCATTTCTATTGCAACATGCTGTCTTTCTGGAATGGAACTTTGGGTTGAACAGAAAGCCATCTGTCCATCTTTCTCTTCCcctactctctctctctgaaaaataaaaatccacatTTTACTTTCACTAAATGTGGGGGTTTTAACCAAGAGcccattttattttgatttcaaaTCCAGGGTGATAATTGCTTTTCAACCCATGGCTGGAGGCTTAATATACTTCAAAATCTACAATTCCAACTGCTGGTAACAGAGCCACAGGCAGGCTCACATAAGGTCAACCTGGCAACTCAAAGACTAAAAGTAAGGGAGAGGGAATAAATGTCTTACGCTATACATCAGAAGTTGATTTCCCCCCCCCCacaaataaacatttctcttcTATTATCAGAGTTTCTCTGCacctaaaacaggaaaaaaaaaaaagccaaagcaaaacaaacaagacaCTAAGTGAGAGAAGATAAACCATAAGTGAGCTTGAGCAAATGGACAAACCCCCTACTGAAAAATCTCTCAATGAAGGAAGGGATGGTAACTGGTTTCATCAATTACTGAAATGAGAAACCCCCTCAAGGGTCCCTCTGGCATTAGGCGCTCTGATTAACCTTTGGCGCAATTAACTAATCACACTAGACTACTTTGGATAAAATCGGCAGGATCCTTTTTGGGACTTCCAATTTTTAACAAAAGGGGAAGAGAAATATCACTCAATTCTCTTCTCCTGCCTCGatctttcttaaaagaaaagagaCTGCTTGTTCTATCGGAGATACACTAGCTATTACGGCCAATTTCCTTTGCAGCTCGGTGATCCGAAGCTTCCATCCTCAGCGGAGAATGGATATTGCCAGGGGACCAGTAAAGgtcttttcccctcctcctctttttttccccctctgatCTGTTTAAAAGCCCAGTGAAGGTGACTGCACCTCAAAGCGAGGACAGCACTTTCCCTGGTCGGTCTCCGGTCCACTAAAAGCAGTAAGATTTGCATAGGACCTGACTCGGGTGCGGCTGGTCTAGAGACAGCTCCTCGGGATGCGTCCGGCGCGCGCTGTACGAGAAAGACCCGCAGCGAGCACCCGGCGGCGGAGCCCGGCACCTGCACCGCCAGATCAACCACTCCATTCCGGTCAACCTCTGCGACCACCCGAGACACCCGCAGCCGGGCGGCGTCCTCCAAGGTTCCTGGAGCGAAGCAAGCACCTTGGGTAGGACGGAGACACGCGCCCCTGCTCCGCTGGGCACCTGGCTCTCACCCTTACGCCCGGAGCTTCTTCCCCATCCCATTCTCCGCCACTCACCTCTGCCTGGCCCCGGCCACCCCGCGCTGTAGGAGCACCGTGCGCACACCCCCACCCCGGCGCGGCTCCCGAACAAAGTCCCCCGCTCCCCAGCCGCTGCACTTGTAGCCTCTGCGCGCCGCTGAGCTCTGCTGGGTGGGCAGCGCCCGCGCCGGCTGGGCGGGGTGGGCGGGGCGGGGCGCTCCCTCTTGCTGAGCATCCCGGGAGATGTAGTTCAGGGGCGGTGCCTGCACCCCGtattttatctgtttcttctcaCACCTCCTAGATTTTGCCTTTCCTGAAGACCAGTTCCCTCTGTCCCCTCATACTCCTGCCTGGCACTTTTAAGATGAGAGTGATGCCCTCCAGCCTCAAGTATGACCACAGGACTGTGGGGGAAGACAGGAGAAAGGCGTGTAAGTAAGTTCCTACAGTGTACCAAGAAATTTGTGTACTTTTCTTATTTaatagtcaaaataaatcttcaaaGCAGATTTTATTAATCCTCTTCACAGATGAGGAGGCAGGCTCAGAGAGATTTAAGTGGGTATCTCATGCACGGTTACAACGTAGATTAGAAACTACAATAGtagtttctaaaattttatcCAGGAGTGTAATTCCAAAGTTATTGCTTTTTCCAAAAAGTCAGGAAAAATGTGAACATTGAGGGTAAGAGATTATCCTGTTCACAAATTTATCCCGTGTTTAATGTAATATGTGGTATCATATGAATGTATTAATAGTAATGACTCCAAGTAACTACACAAATGACAGTCATAATTGCCAGGCTTTCTTCGTGGACTTTAGATACTTAACTCATTAAAtgatcacaatgaaattttaaagcactgtaaaagttctcatttttacagaagagaaaagtaAGCTAGGAGACGTAGTCTCTCCAAAACCATAATACTGGTCTTCAAGATGGGAGATGAAAGATGAACCCAAACAGATTATAAGTACCCTACATTGAGTGAACAGAGGAAAGACCAGAAGCAAGACTAGAAGGCCTCAGTAGTAAAGGAAAACTGGACATTGAAGCCTTTGAGCTATGGCTGTAGGATAGGACAAACTAACTTCTCTGGGTCATTTTAACCCAAAGTACACAGCCAAAGCCAATAGTTGAAAACCCAAAGCATGTGTAGTTTGTGGATCATCTCCAGTTTTTCAGCATCTCCTTCAGGATGATTCTAGGTTTATTCATTGTTTCAATCTAAGGGGAGAGCAAGAAAGAttacaagtgtttttgctagtttgctgCTCATGAGTAACTCACTTAACTGGTGTAGTTGTTTGCTTTCCCGGGATAAATCTGTTTCCTAAAACAAAAGCATGCTTTTCTTTACATTGGATACAAGTGATAGTCTCATGACCTCAGACATTTTATAATCCAGCCTTTGTGAACCACCCCTCACTCTCTTTTAGCCAGGTAGGCCCATTTATTCAGAGTATTTATGGTACTTTTGTTCACTACAGTGTTCTCCAGTGAGAATATCTTTCTTCTGTTCCCTATTCCATTTATCCTTTAAGGACAAGCTTGTCAAGGCTCATTTACACAGAGGTTTCTATTTTTAGCACTATATATTCAATA
Protein-coding regions in this window:
- the Tmem74 gene encoding transmembrane protein 74 → MELHYLAKNNSQADLCDVVNWSSGGLPGDQADSAAIRDALCSQKHCTSTPRQTGMEGSKLNSSPASPSSSLQNSAIQPSFFPPGHLDSGNNQIIAERKVCNCCSQELETSFTYVDENINLEQRNRRSPSTKGSNHHGELGWVNPSEWSQEAAISLISEDEDDTSSEATSSGKSVDYGFISAILFLVTGILLVIISYIVPREVTVDPNTVAAREMERLEKESAKLGAHLDRCVIAGLCLLTLGGVVLSCLLMMSMWKGELYRRNRFASSKESAKLYGSFNFRMKTSTNENSLELSLVEEDALAVQS